Proteins encoded in a region of the Isosphaeraceae bacterium EP7 genome:
- a CDS encoding carbon-nitrogen hydrolase family protein has protein sequence MTTVRAAVVQSAPVAFDCRRTLEKVGELAAEASALGAKLIVFPEAFLSGYPRGLDFGARVGSRTPDGREWFRRYWESSVDVPGPEIQEIASIARDSGAFIVIGVIERDRGTLYCSVLFFGPGGTLMGKHRKLMPTAAERLIWGFGDGSTIPVFETPIGRLGAAICWENYMPLLRTHLYAQGIELYCAPTADDRESWQSTVRHIAVEGRCFVLSCNQFALRSDYPADYPAIQGDDPTTVMSRGGSCIVDPLGRVLAGPLYDCPGILTADLDLGEVARGKFDLDVVGHYARPDVFRLIVNTSPTPPVVAGAMALQSEIHRGREADSGAFSDEPGKRLS, from the coding sequence ATGACGACCGTCCGAGCCGCCGTGGTGCAGTCAGCCCCCGTCGCTTTCGACTGCAGGAGGACCCTGGAGAAAGTCGGCGAGCTGGCCGCGGAAGCGTCCGCGTTAGGGGCGAAGCTTATCGTTTTCCCCGAAGCGTTCCTCTCCGGCTATCCGCGTGGGCTCGACTTCGGCGCCAGGGTTGGCTCACGCACCCCCGATGGACGGGAATGGTTCCGTCGCTACTGGGAAAGCTCGGTCGACGTTCCGGGCCCCGAGATCCAGGAGATTGCGTCGATCGCTCGGGACTCGGGGGCCTTCATAGTCATCGGCGTCATCGAGCGAGATCGGGGGACGCTTTACTGCTCGGTCCTGTTCTTCGGCCCCGGCGGCACCCTGATGGGCAAGCATCGCAAGCTCATGCCGACGGCGGCCGAACGGCTCATCTGGGGGTTCGGCGACGGCTCGACCATCCCGGTGTTCGAGACCCCGATCGGTCGCCTGGGCGCGGCGATCTGCTGGGAGAATTACATGCCTCTCCTGCGGACGCACCTCTACGCCCAGGGCATCGAACTCTACTGTGCGCCGACTGCCGATGACCGCGAGAGCTGGCAGTCGACCGTCCGCCACATCGCGGTGGAAGGGCGCTGCTTCGTGCTCTCGTGCAACCAGTTCGCCCTTCGATCGGACTATCCGGCCGACTACCCGGCGATTCAGGGAGATGACCCCACGACCGTCATGTCGCGCGGGGGAAGTTGCATTGTCGACCCGCTGGGACGGGTCCTTGCCGGCCCGCTCTATGATTGTCCGGGGATCCTCACGGCGGACCTGGATCTCGGCGAAGTGGCGAGGGGCAAGTTTGACCTCGACGTCGTCGGCCATTACGCGCGTCCGGATGTCTTTCGACTGATCGTCAATACATCGCCGACTCCGCCAGTCGTTGCCGGGGCGATGGCTTTGCAATCCGAGATCCACAGGGGGCGTGAAGCCGATTCCGGCGCGTTCTCCGACGAGCCTGGAAAGAGACTCTCATGA
- a CDS encoding DUF3365 domain-containing protein, protein MRRGTLTGLVGVAIGMGTLFAGYLPSVESPAMAGPGPEDDKRSTVSTPVDGDLPITVEQARDRAKLMHTIYASTLEALHHHYFRKGNSILPARAMEDVFDELAEQSKIQSRWIAVTTKAMSLDHQAESDFELEAVRQIASGKGEFERVEKDYYQRAGAIPLTAGCVGCHAGFSVRQTKSPNFAGLVIRIPLNSK, encoded by the coding sequence ATGCGTCGCGGAACATTGACAGGCCTGGTCGGGGTAGCCATCGGGATGGGAACCTTGTTCGCCGGCTACCTCCCGAGCGTCGAGTCGCCCGCAATGGCCGGGCCCGGGCCGGAAGATGACAAGCGTTCGACCGTCTCAACACCGGTCGACGGCGATCTCCCTATTACGGTCGAGCAAGCACGCGATCGCGCCAAATTGATGCACACCATTTACGCGTCAACCCTGGAGGCCCTTCACCACCACTACTTCCGGAAAGGCAATTCCATCCTACCCGCCCGAGCGATGGAGGACGTCTTCGATGAGCTGGCCGAACAATCGAAAATCCAGAGCCGTTGGATCGCCGTAACGACCAAGGCGATGAGCCTCGATCATCAGGCGGAAAGCGATTTCGAGCTGGAGGCCGTCAGGCAAATTGCCTCGGGAAAGGGCGAGTTTGAGCGCGTCGAGAAGGACTACTACCAGCGTGCCGGGGCCATCCCGCTGACGGCGGGCTGTGTCGGATGTCACGCGGGATTTTCCGTGCGACAAACCAAGTCCCCGAACTTCGCCGGGTTAGTGATCCGGATCCCCTTGAATTCAAAATGA
- a CDS encoding BamA/TamA family outer membrane protein, with product MGLLVAFALLALGAGPKPLPEGTITEVVIEGNDTVPAADIKAKLQSRAGRPLDQKTIDVDMKNLFAMKKFSDVLPYYDPDPDGKGYKLIYKVTEMTMLTSVEFRGRKKVKLSDLEEATELKKGSRADTMRARLAVNQITRVYQDKGYELARVQLLEGGKEGDTKVVFEIYEGPYYHVGNVTFKGNTFVSDATLATKVGSRAAILGLIGGKYHKESLDEDRRKLVEYYQANGFLEVKVSPVTRTGSDLGDLRIEFVISEGVQYKVRDLKFEGNKKIPSEDLKVGLNLHSGQPFNDSVREADRKKILTKYYELGCIDTQINPEPKYTDQPGVIDLVYAIDEGEVYYLADFLVRGNQSTRDKVIRREAIMAGVLPGETLNLNRLETYRTRLQNLNYFQTDPQLGKALDIKIVNRRPNDKPYGDLPVFDIGQAPKERMQDSPVEVTRTRMQSPDPAQDPIPALEPGPPPSLDEPLEVPAATAEPQPGQGVGLPFGAGADFQPPPDTPPMTVVPPPGGGRRMDPRPIAPQVVSPEGPPPSSPDGFPELPGGNMTDVGPDRQEPFSNRSYADIVTQVDEAPTGRLLFGVGATSYGGLSGNLILHERNFDIFNAPRSFGDLTSGRAFRGAGQEFRVELSPGTQINRFVVSFRDPYLFDQPLGFGSSGYIFQRIYKDWTEGRAGGRFSLGYQFSPQAYADMAFRIEDVNLYGYKSPAPADLLAAAGHTTLATLRPSLRIDNRNNPFLPTKGQYLELAYEQLWGTFTAPKFTAEGRQHWQTGSRPDGSGKRTLTARGFFGITGRDTPIYERFFAGDFRSMRGFAYRGVGPHQLGVNVGGVMTAVGSLEYQFPWTASDTLQQVIFCDFGTVEADYSFTNFRAAVGTGIRVSIPALGPLPLAFDLAFPVAKDPGDQTKYFTFFIGAFW from the coding sequence ATGGGCCTCCTCGTCGCCTTCGCTCTGCTGGCCCTCGGGGCCGGGCCGAAACCGCTGCCCGAGGGGACGATCACCGAGGTCGTCATCGAAGGGAACGACACGGTCCCCGCCGCCGACATCAAGGCGAAGCTCCAGAGCAGGGCGGGCCGGCCACTCGACCAGAAGACGATTGACGTCGATATGAAGAATCTCTTCGCCATGAAGAAATTCTCCGACGTTTTGCCGTATTACGACCCCGATCCCGACGGCAAGGGCTACAAGCTGATCTACAAGGTCACCGAGATGACCATGCTCACCTCGGTCGAGTTCCGGGGTCGCAAGAAGGTCAAGCTGAGCGACCTGGAAGAGGCCACCGAGCTGAAGAAGGGCTCCAGGGCCGATACCATGCGGGCCCGACTGGCCGTCAACCAGATCACCCGCGTCTACCAGGACAAGGGTTACGAGCTTGCCCGGGTCCAGCTGCTCGAAGGGGGCAAGGAAGGCGACACGAAGGTCGTCTTCGAGATCTACGAGGGGCCGTACTACCACGTCGGCAACGTGACCTTCAAAGGGAACACATTCGTCAGTGACGCCACGCTCGCCACGAAGGTTGGCAGCAGGGCCGCGATCCTCGGGCTCATCGGCGGAAAGTACCACAAGGAGAGCCTCGACGAGGATCGCCGCAAGCTCGTCGAGTATTACCAGGCCAATGGGTTCCTTGAGGTGAAGGTTAGCCCTGTCACACGGACCGGCAGCGACCTGGGCGACCTCCGTATCGAGTTCGTCATCTCCGAGGGGGTGCAGTACAAGGTCCGCGACCTGAAGTTCGAGGGGAACAAGAAGATCCCGTCCGAGGATCTGAAGGTTGGCCTGAACCTGCACTCCGGTCAGCCGTTTAACGACTCTGTGCGCGAGGCGGATCGCAAGAAGATCCTGACGAAGTATTACGAGCTCGGGTGTATCGACACCCAGATCAACCCGGAGCCGAAGTACACCGACCAGCCCGGCGTGATCGACTTGGTCTACGCGATCGACGAGGGCGAGGTGTACTACCTCGCCGACTTCCTTGTCCGCGGGAACCAGAGCACCCGCGATAAGGTCATCCGCCGAGAGGCGATCATGGCCGGGGTGCTCCCGGGCGAGACGCTCAACCTCAACCGGCTCGAGACTTATCGCACGCGACTGCAGAATCTGAACTATTTCCAGACCGACCCGCAGCTTGGCAAGGCGCTGGACATCAAGATCGTCAACCGCAGGCCGAACGATAAGCCCTACGGCGACCTGCCTGTGTTCGACATCGGCCAGGCCCCCAAGGAACGGATGCAGGATTCCCCGGTCGAGGTCACTCGGACTCGGATGCAGAGCCCCGACCCCGCACAGGACCCGATCCCCGCGCTGGAGCCCGGCCCGCCCCCATCGCTCGACGAGCCACTTGAGGTCCCCGCGGCAACGGCCGAGCCTCAACCGGGGCAAGGAGTCGGCCTACCTTTCGGTGCGGGCGCCGACTTCCAGCCGCCCCCGGATACCCCTCCGATGACGGTCGTCCCGCCGCCCGGCGGTGGCCGTAGGATGGACCCCCGACCGATCGCGCCTCAGGTGGTCTCCCCGGAAGGGCCTCCGCCCAGTTCACCCGACGGGTTCCCTGAGCTGCCCGGCGGTAACATGACGGACGTCGGCCCCGACCGCCAGGAGCCCTTTTCGAACAGGTCGTATGCCGATATCGTCACGCAGGTCGACGAGGCCCCGACCGGGCGACTCCTGTTCGGCGTCGGCGCGACCAGCTACGGCGGGCTCAGCGGAAATCTGATCCTCCACGAGCGGAATTTCGACATCTTCAATGCTCCACGCAGCTTCGGCGACCTGACAAGCGGCCGCGCCTTCCGCGGAGCCGGCCAGGAGTTCCGGGTCGAGCTGTCGCCGGGTACGCAGATCAATCGATTCGTGGTCAGCTTCCGCGACCCTTATCTCTTCGACCAGCCTCTCGGCTTCGGCTCCAGCGGCTACATCTTCCAGCGCATTTACAAGGACTGGACCGAAGGTCGCGCCGGCGGTCGGTTCTCGCTGGGCTATCAGTTCAGCCCGCAGGCCTACGCCGACATGGCCTTCCGCATTGAAGACGTGAACCTCTACGGCTACAAATCCCCCGCGCCTGCCGACCTGCTCGCCGCGGCCGGCCACACGACGCTGGCCACGCTTCGCCCGAGCCTCCGCATCGATAACCGCAATAATCCATTCCTGCCGACGAAGGGTCAGTATCTCGAGTTGGCCTATGAGCAGCTCTGGGGCACCTTCACCGCCCCCAAGTTCACCGCCGAAGGTCGTCAACACTGGCAGACCGGCAGCCGCCCCGACGGCTCGGGTAAGCGCACCCTGACGGCCCGCGGATTCTTCGGGATCACCGGCCGAGACACACCGATCTACGAGCGGTTCTTTGCCGGCGACTTCCGCAGCATGCGAGGCTTCGCCTATCGCGGCGTCGGCCCGCACCAGCTCGGCGTGAACGTTGGCGGCGTCATGACAGCCGTCGGCTCCCTGGAATATCAGTTCCCCTGGACGGCCAGCGACACCCTCCAGCAGGTCATCTTCTGCGACTTCGGCACCGTCGAGGCCGACTACAGCTTCACCAACTTCCGCGCCGCGGTCGGCACAGGCATCCGGGTTTCGATCCCCGCCCTCGGCCCCTTGCCGCTTGCATTCGACCTGGCCTTCCCTGTGGCCAAGGACCCCGGCGACCAGACGAAGTACTTCACCTTCTTCATCGGCGCGTTCTGGTGA
- a CDS encoding SufE family protein, whose product MVAATLLDEFDAMEDWAERYEFLIDLGRRAPALSDDLKTEANRVRGCQSTVYMAPSLKPGTLDVIEFKADSDSELVKGLLALLHLLFSGHRAEDVLAFDLPRFLEMAGLNSNLTTGRRNGLAEMIKRLQGFAAGCQVANSTIDPRHSSPAQQTIAGRPA is encoded by the coding sequence ATGGTTGCAGCGACTCTTCTCGACGAGTTCGATGCAATGGAGGACTGGGCCGAGCGTTATGAATTCCTCATCGACCTGGGACGTCGAGCTCCGGCCTTGAGTGACGACCTGAAGACAGAAGCCAATCGGGTGCGAGGCTGCCAGAGTACGGTCTACATGGCACCCAGTCTCAAGCCAGGTACGCTCGACGTCATCGAGTTCAAGGCGGATAGCGACAGCGAACTGGTCAAAGGGCTGCTCGCCTTGTTGCATCTCCTTTTCTCCGGCCATCGCGCTGAAGACGTGCTCGCCTTCGACCTTCCGCGATTCCTCGAAATGGCCGGTCTGAACTCGAATCTGACGACCGGGCGGAGAAACGGCCTGGCGGAGATGATCAAACGTCTTCAAGGATTCGCTGCCGGATGCCAGGTCGCCAATTCGACGATCGATCCAAGGCATTCAAGCCCCGCTCAACAAACAATCGCAGGTCGCCCCGCTTGA
- a CDS encoding HU family DNA-binding protein encodes MTKKEIVKKISEDIGLTQLKTKDIVQRTLDAIIQTLVSEGRIELRNFGVFEVKRRAPRKARNPRTGDKVYVPPKNVVTFKPGKEMEELVRKMNPQDLPLLDDEREADEVSNGPAQPPRSETSARADSGE; translated from the coding sequence GTGACCAAGAAAGAGATCGTCAAGAAGATTTCCGAGGACATCGGTCTGACCCAGCTCAAGACCAAGGACATCGTCCAGAGAACCCTTGACGCGATCATCCAGACGCTGGTTTCCGAAGGGCGGATCGAGCTGCGCAATTTCGGCGTCTTCGAGGTCAAGCGTCGGGCCCCCCGCAAGGCCCGCAACCCTCGGACCGGCGACAAGGTTTACGTGCCCCCCAAGAACGTAGTCACGTTCAAGCCGGGCAAGGAAATGGAAGAACTCGTCCGAAAGATGAATCCGCAGGATCTTCCGCTGTTGGACGACGAGCGAGAAGCCGATGAAGTAAGTAACGGGCCCGCCCAGCCGCCCCGATCGGAAACTTCGGCACGGGCCGACTCCGGAGAGTGA
- a CDS encoding MMPL family transporter: MFDLLASVVIRRGWLVVLGWIALAITLRAIAPPWETVSRDDDVRFFPPGYPSVVGQDLLERGFPKDASGAQFILVAERPDGPLTASDLAHVDRMADAIKRIQNLEIGKVVEELEALGETEMAGDVDRLRLAGTGLGIKQVVDHRALVIGPRLVGTKAGGGQAALTVVTLSGTYLARQTRVAVNAVLRILKTEPRAPEGLVQAVTGSAAVGRDVNVASNSSIDATTKATILLVVLILLIVYRSPLLALLPLLSIGLSVKTSLWGIAALTRIPGLNFQVINITNVFVIVILFGAGTDYCLFLIARYREELARGRSGPDALREAIVQVGGALVASAGTVICGLGMLWFSSFAKIQYTGPAIALSLAIGLLAALTLAPVLLHWLRGAVFWPFRPPHHELGHDRDQEALEQLPMHGAWARIADFVVRYPGRILLVSLLALLPFAVIGSQTTPNYSQLADLGHDQPSVVGSRIVQKYFAVGELGPSSVLLAHPKLNFRSEEGRAAIEALSKSLAALPHVVEVRSASRPLGKPEKTAENLSFADKLLRRGFRTAADPRYIATQSTSAADNDHITKIDLVLKYDPFAETSLNALDDVRKVVKAEAQPGHPMAGMSATGFTGATALIYDLKDVTTRDQQRMYVLVTLGVYTILVILLRRPGICLYLIFTVILGYLASLGMTELAFKAMHVGPEPWVGLDWKVGFFLFVILVAVGEDYNILLMARVLEEERKHGTIEGTRQAMSHTGGIISSCGLIMAGTFGSMLTGSLTTLRELGFALGLGVLLDTFIVRPILVPAFVVLVHNLKHGKDPLPTQTPTPTETAFVAGTIDSPPGIPVIEQDVNAPYVDVVLSRDDERWWKPGWR, encoded by the coding sequence ATGTTTGATCTGCTCGCCTCCGTCGTCATCCGCCGGGGATGGCTGGTCGTGCTCGGCTGGATCGCACTGGCGATCACCTTGCGTGCGATCGCACCCCCATGGGAAACGGTTAGCCGCGACGACGACGTGCGGTTTTTCCCGCCCGGCTATCCCAGCGTCGTCGGCCAGGACCTGCTCGAACGAGGGTTCCCCAAGGACGCCTCGGGAGCCCAGTTCATCCTCGTGGCAGAGCGGCCCGACGGTCCCCTGACCGCCTCCGACCTCGCGCACGTCGACCGCATGGCCGACGCTATCAAGCGGATCCAGAACCTGGAGATCGGCAAGGTCGTCGAAGAGCTCGAAGCGCTCGGCGAGACCGAGATGGCCGGCGACGTCGATCGACTCAGGCTCGCCGGCACCGGACTGGGGATCAAGCAAGTCGTCGACCACCGGGCCCTGGTCATCGGCCCCCGGCTTGTCGGCACCAAGGCCGGCGGCGGGCAGGCGGCGCTCACCGTTGTCACCCTCAGCGGCACCTACCTTGCGCGCCAGACCCGGGTCGCGGTGAACGCCGTGCTCCGGATCCTCAAGACGGAGCCGCGTGCCCCCGAGGGCCTGGTCCAGGCCGTCACCGGATCGGCGGCGGTGGGGCGGGACGTCAACGTCGCGTCCAACTCCAGCATCGACGCCACGACCAAGGCGACCATCCTGCTCGTCGTCCTCATTCTCTTGATCGTCTATCGGTCTCCGCTGCTGGCCTTGCTCCCCTTGCTCTCGATCGGCCTGTCGGTCAAAACGTCGCTCTGGGGGATCGCCGCGCTAACGCGTATCCCTGGTCTCAATTTCCAGGTCATCAACATCACGAACGTGTTCGTGATCGTCATCCTTTTTGGAGCAGGCACCGACTACTGCCTGTTCCTCATTGCCCGCTATCGCGAGGAGTTGGCCCGGGGCCGCAGTGGCCCCGACGCGTTGCGTGAGGCAATCGTCCAGGTGGGCGGGGCCCTGGTGGCCAGCGCCGGCACGGTCATCTGCGGCCTGGGGATGCTCTGGTTCTCCAGCTTCGCCAAGATCCAGTACACCGGCCCGGCGATCGCGTTGAGCCTCGCCATCGGCCTGCTGGCGGCGCTGACACTGGCCCCTGTCTTGCTCCACTGGCTCCGTGGCGCCGTCTTCTGGCCGTTCCGCCCGCCGCATCACGAGTTGGGCCATGACCGCGACCAGGAGGCGCTCGAGCAGTTACCCATGCACGGGGCCTGGGCCCGCATTGCCGACTTCGTCGTTCGCTACCCGGGCCGGATCCTGCTCGTCAGCCTGCTCGCCCTGCTCCCGTTCGCGGTGATCGGTTCGCAAACCACCCCCAACTACAGCCAGCTCGCCGACCTGGGCCACGACCAGCCCAGCGTTGTCGGTTCGCGGATCGTTCAGAAATACTTCGCCGTCGGAGAGCTGGGCCCGTCCAGCGTGCTACTGGCGCATCCGAAGCTCAATTTCCGCTCCGAGGAAGGCCGGGCTGCGATCGAGGCCCTGAGCAAGTCGCTGGCCGCCCTGCCCCACGTCGTCGAGGTCCGCTCGGCCTCTCGGCCCCTGGGCAAGCCCGAAAAGACCGCCGAGAACCTGAGCTTCGCCGACAAGCTCCTGCGAAGGGGATTCCGCACCGCGGCCGACCCGCGGTATATCGCCACGCAATCGACCTCTGCGGCCGACAATGACCACATCACCAAGATCGACCTCGTCCTGAAGTACGATCCCTTCGCCGAGACGAGTCTCAATGCCCTTGATGACGTCCGCAAGGTCGTGAAGGCGGAGGCCCAGCCTGGACATCCCATGGCGGGAATGTCCGCCACCGGCTTCACCGGCGCCACCGCGTTGATCTACGACCTCAAGGACGTCACAACTCGTGACCAGCAGAGGATGTACGTCCTGGTGACCCTCGGCGTCTACACGATCCTCGTGATCCTGCTGCGGCGTCCGGGCATCTGCCTCTACCTCATCTTTACTGTCATCCTGGGCTATCTGGCGTCCCTGGGCATGACCGAACTTGCCTTCAAGGCGATGCACGTCGGGCCCGAGCCCTGGGTCGGGCTGGACTGGAAGGTCGGATTCTTCCTCTTCGTGATCCTGGTCGCCGTCGGCGAGGACTATAACATCCTGCTGATGGCCCGCGTCCTGGAGGAGGAACGCAAGCACGGGACGATCGAAGGGACGCGTCAGGCGATGTCGCACACGGGCGGCATCATCAGCTCGTGCGGCCTGATCATGGCCGGTACGTTCGGTTCGATGCTCACCGGCAGCCTGACGACCCTGAGAGAGCTCGGGTTCGCACTCGGCCTGGGCGTGCTGCTCGACACCTTTATCGTCCGGCCGATCCTCGTCCCTGCGTTCGTGGTCTTGGTGCACAACCTGAAACACGGCAAAGACCCATTGCCGACTCAAACCCCGACCCCGACCGAGACCGCCTTCGTCGCCGGGACGATCGACTCCCCCCCGGGCATCCCGGTCATCGAGCAGGACGTCAATGCCCCCTATGTTGACGTGGTCCTCAGCCGCGACGACGAACGCTGGTGGAAGCCGGGTTGGCGATGA
- a CDS encoding DUF1080 domain-containing protein produces the protein MQCWNRRRAGLVLAVLSTLASIAPRTHAEKAAGEKSVRLFNGKDLSGWTTFLVHRDKAIDPRSDPLGVFKVEDGLIHVSGQEFGGITTEGEYENYRLRLDVKWGAKKWPPRMNVVRDSGVLLHCVGPDKVWTKSIECQIQEHDTGDFWVVDGATIEVDGKPIKTMSVKKKDAEKPTGEWNTVEVVCDGGRITNIVNGVVVNEGTNASVTRGRILLQSEGAEVFFRNIELTPLR, from the coding sequence ATGCAATGCTGGAACCGCCGCAGGGCTGGCCTCGTGCTCGCCGTCCTCTCGACGCTCGCGTCGATCGCACCGAGGACTCACGCGGAGAAGGCAGCGGGGGAGAAATCCGTCCGCCTGTTCAACGGTAAGGACCTGTCCGGCTGGACGACCTTCCTCGTTCATCGGGACAAGGCGATCGATCCCCGTTCCGACCCGCTCGGCGTCTTCAAGGTCGAGGACGGCCTGATCCACGTGTCGGGCCAGGAGTTCGGCGGCATCACGACCGAGGGCGAGTACGAGAACTATCGGCTGCGCCTCGACGTGAAGTGGGGGGCCAAGAAATGGCCTCCTCGGATGAACGTCGTCCGAGATTCCGGCGTCCTGCTGCACTGCGTCGGGCCCGACAAGGTCTGGACCAAGTCGATCGAGTGCCAGATCCAGGAGCACGACACGGGCGACTTCTGGGTGGTCGACGGGGCCACGATCGAGGTCGACGGCAAGCCGATCAAGACCATGTCGGTGAAGAAGAAGGACGCCGAGAAGCCGACCGGCGAGTGGAATACCGTCGAGGTCGTCTGCGACGGCGGGCGCATCACCAACATCGTCAACGGCGTGGTGGTCAACGAGGGGACCAACGCCAGCGTGACGCGCGGTCGGATCCTGCTCCAGTCCGAGGGGGCCGAGGTCTTCTTCCGGAATATCGAGCTGACTCCGTTGCGCTGA